From one Candidatus Thorarchaeota archaeon genomic stretch:
- a CDS encoding 4Fe-4S dicluster domain-containing protein produces the protein MQNYVIKKEDLNKLVERALDDYDVYAPVQKKSIHVYDQISDPASMDLNYGQTMTSAKKLFNPPVENMMTFDFDKKEIKDRLEDTIPENPSLIVGLHACDINGLLFLDRVYGGEYDDLYYQKRREKTTIIGLNCLESCESGFCRSVNTHIVFEGYDLFLTPIEDERYYVNVGSPKGDRLITLAPDLFEEATEDDVDAFRKSLQKKHESLPVEFHLDNLMETLDMAWDDPIWEEIGEDCMNCGSCALVCPTCYCFDVVDEVGLDLKESTRKRKWDTCLYYDFALVAGNHNFREEPEARLKYRFYHKMRGAVHDQGIIACTGCGRCIDACPAGISFLDVLAQLQKNWASAPTIEGGN, from the coding sequence ATGCAAAACTATGTCATAAAGAAAGAGGACTTGAATAAGCTTGTTGAGCGGGCTTTAGATGATTATGATGTCTATGCCCCCGTGCAAAAAAAGAGCATTCATGTCTACGATCAGATTTCGGATCCTGCCTCAATGGATTTGAATTATGGTCAAACGATGACTTCTGCTAAGAAGTTGTTCAATCCACCTGTTGAGAATATGATGACCTTTGATTTTGATAAAAAGGAAATCAAGGATAGACTTGAGGACACGATACCCGAAAATCCGTCGCTGATTGTGGGATTGCACGCCTGCGATATTAACGGCCTGCTCTTTTTGGATCGGGTGTATGGCGGAGAATACGATGACCTCTACTACCAGAAGAGACGAGAAAAAACCACCATCATCGGTTTGAATTGCCTTGAATCGTGTGAGAGTGGGTTCTGCCGCTCAGTTAACACGCATATAGTGTTTGAAGGTTATGATCTCTTCCTGACTCCTATTGAGGATGAGCGGTACTATGTCAATGTCGGGTCACCAAAGGGTGATCGACTCATCACCCTTGCTCCTGATCTTTTCGAGGAGGCAACCGAAGATGATGTTGATGCCTTTCGTAAATCGCTTCAAAAGAAGCATGAATCATTGCCAGTGGAATTCCATCTTGATAACTTGATGGAAACGCTTGATATGGCATGGGATGATCCAATCTGGGAAGAAATTGGGGAAGACTGCATGAACTGCGGTTCATGCGCTTTGGTCTGTCCTACTTGTTACTGCTTCGACGTTGTAGACGAGGTAGGGCTGGATCTGAAAGAAAGTACTCGCAAGCGAAAATGGGATACTTGTTTGTATTATGACTTTGCTCTAGTGGCTGGCAATCACAACTTCAGAGAAGAGCCAGAAGCACGACTCAAGTATCGTTTCTATCACAAGATGAGAGGAGCAGTGCATGACCAAGGTATCATCGCCTGTACTGGTTGTGGAAGATGCATAGATGCATGCCCTGCTGGTATCAGCTTCTTAGATGTGTTAGCTCAATTACAGAAAAACTGGGCAAGTGCACCTACTATAGAGGGAGGGAACTAG
- a CDS encoding 4Fe-4S dicluster domain-containing protein — protein MEIEIDHDKCVGAAVCVDVCPTAVFELNDDDKAEAPLVDECIECCACVENCPEMAITHSSC, from the coding sequence ATTGAAATCGAAATCGATCATGACAAGTGCGTGGGAGCGGCTGTCTGTGTTGACGTATGTCCCACAGCAGTCTTTGAACTCAACGACGACGACAAAGCAGAAGCACCCCTTGTTGATGAATGCATTGAGTGCTGCGCTTGTGTGGAAAATTGTCCCGAGATGGCAATTACACACAGCTCATGCTAG
- a CDS encoding CoA-binding protein: MSWKQESIHKLFNPESVAVVGASPRPESLGSLTFRALTNYNGKKYPVNPRYNSINDMKCYESVTDIPNGVDLAILALGARHTLEIMKECAQKQVRSAIIFAAGFKELGEEGAKLQRDLKEIANRGKIAVIGPNCLGAGNVRINLNATFFPHPAPLEKGSVSVISQSGGVSGLMLYRASEADVGISKFASVGNRVNVDFNDLIRYFREDSQTSVLCIFVEGTGDARLMYEEMRRITPEKDIVVYKVGKTPASKKAALSHTGSLAGNAMLYSAALKQAGATEVDSIQEMMDSAKVLSVQKTKGSGRRVAVITHSLGIALIAAQTLEQNGMHLPEPSQETVAAVRNLLEMPVEIPISNPVDLLAKGWAEPDVFAKAFEIVLDDANFDAVLTVFSPNFQPGIGGGMPAKAVVEAKKNGNKPVVSILNAPRNRIPQGKKILEAGGIPTFASPERAAVALSTLLAGRSA, encoded by the coding sequence TTGAGCTGGAAACAAGAGTCAATTCATAAGTTGTTCAATCCCGAAAGCGTGGCTGTGGTAGGGGCTTCGCCTCGGCCAGAAAGTCTAGGCTCCCTAACCTTCAGAGCTCTGACCAACTATAACGGCAAGAAATACCCCGTAAATCCGAGATACAATAGCATTAACGATATGAAATGCTATGAGTCTGTTACTGACATTCCCAATGGCGTTGATTTGGCTATCCTGGCTCTCGGTGCGCGTCATACATTGGAAATAATGAAAGAATGCGCACAGAAGCAAGTTCGTTCAGCAATCATTTTTGCAGCGGGTTTCAAAGAGTTGGGAGAGGAGGGTGCAAAGCTACAAAGAGATCTCAAGGAAATTGCCAATAGAGGCAAGATAGCGGTCATAGGACCTAATTGTTTAGGTGCTGGAAATGTACGGATAAATCTCAACGCTACATTCTTCCCGCACCCCGCCCCACTTGAAAAGGGCAGTGTCTCCGTCATAAGCCAGTCAGGAGGGGTTTCAGGATTGATGTTATATCGTGCCTCCGAAGCAGATGTGGGCATCTCCAAATTTGCCAGCGTAGGAAATAGAGTCAATGTGGATTTCAACGATCTCATACGCTATTTCAGAGAAGATTCACAGACAAGTGTCTTGTGCATATTTGTTGAAGGTACTGGGGATGCAAGGCTGATGTACGAGGAGATGCGAAGAATCACTCCAGAGAAAGACATAGTGGTTTACAAGGTTGGTAAGACTCCTGCATCTAAGAAAGCTGCATTGAGTCACACAGGGAGTTTGGCTGGAAATGCTATGCTCTATTCTGCCGCACTTAAACAAGCTGGTGCTACCGAAGTGGACAGCATACAAGAGATGATGGATTCAGCAAAAGTATTGTCTGTGCAAAAAACCAAAGGAAGCGGAAGGAGAGTAGCTGTCATCACACATAGTCTCGGCATTGCATTAATAGCAGCACAAACACTTGAACAAAACGGAATGCACCTGCCGGAACCATCGCAGGAGACAGTGGCTGCGGTTAGAAATCTCCTAGAGATGCCAGTCGAAATCCCTATCTCAAATCCGGTAGACTTACTCGCCAAGGGCTGGGCTGAGCCAGATGTATTTGCCAAGGCATTTGAAATAGTCCTTGATGATGCCAATTTCGACGCAGTACTTACAGTCTTCTCTCCAAACTTTCAACCAGGAATTGGAGGGGGTATGCCGGCAAAGGCAGTAGTAGAAGCGAAGAAGAATGGGAATAAGCCGGTGGTTAGCATTCTGAATGCCCCACGTAACCGTATTCCTCAGGGAAAGAAGATACTTGAAGCAGGTGGAATTCCGACCTTTGCAAGCCCTGAAAGAGCGGCAGTTGCCCTGTCAACGTTGCTTGCAGGTAGGTCCGCCTAA
- a CDS encoding FAD/NAD(P)-binding protein produces MQVEVKRENEYVPNLAVLKNRTDMTELETLFEFEFKDKDLQDHFSYKPGQFIQLSMFGIGEAPFSISSTPTRPGTIELGIRRAGDVTEAIHRLEPGDVVGLRGPYGNGFPLEKIKGKDILIVAGGIGLVPLRSAINYIIDEREDFGHMTLFYGACLPEERIFVDELENDWPSAPEVDVLQTVDECHETWMGNVGVVTTLFDKYEVDSENTVALICGPPVMYRFVVKELLDLDFRRDEIYMSLERRMKCGVGKCAHCQVGHKLVCKDGPVFTYFEVQRLQEAI; encoded by the coding sequence ATGCAAGTAGAAGTTAAGCGTGAAAATGAATACGTTCCTAATCTAGCCGTTTTGAAAAACAGAACAGATATGACAGAGTTGGAGACGCTTTTCGAGTTCGAATTCAAGGATAAGGACCTCCAAGATCATTTCTCTTACAAACCTGGTCAATTCATTCAGTTGAGTATGTTTGGTATTGGAGAAGCTCCTTTTTCAATCAGTTCCACACCAACAAGACCCGGTACCATTGAGCTGGGTATTCGACGAGCTGGCGATGTAACTGAAGCTATTCACAGGTTAGAACCCGGTGATGTTGTCGGTCTTCGCGGACCTTACGGAAACGGCTTTCCCCTTGAAAAGATAAAAGGCAAAGACATACTCATTGTCGCCGGCGGAATTGGCCTCGTACCGCTTCGCTCAGCCATCAATTATATCATCGATGAACGTGAAGACTTTGGACACATGACACTCTTCTACGGGGCTTGTCTTCCCGAAGAACGGATATTTGTGGATGAACTCGAGAATGACTGGCCATCTGCACCTGAAGTTGATGTACTGCAGACTGTTGATGAATGTCATGAGACATGGATGGGTAATGTTGGTGTCGTAACTACACTGTTTGACAAGTACGAAGTTGATTCGGAAAACACTGTCGCTCTAATCTGCGGTCCTCCTGTCATGTATCGATTCGTTGTAAAAGAGCTACTTGACCTAGACTTCCGGAGAGACGAGATATACATGTCACTGGAGCGCAGAATGAAGTGCGGTGTAGGCAAATGTGCTCACTGTCAAGTAGGTCATAAGCTAGTATGTAAAGACGGCCCCGTATTTACCTATTTCGAAGTGCAGCGACTACAGGAGGCCATCTAG
- a CDS encoding Ni/Fe hydrogenase subunit alpha — translation MTTENIDIKHIARVEGHGSLYVTTKDKELVDVKMSVDEGARLFEAFLKGREFTEVPEIACRICAICSASHRVVSTKAVEKAMGIEVNEDVVDLRRLLVWGEYIESHILHALYLALPDYIGHESVISAAGEYPDVVKIALKLKKLGNDLQILAGGREVHQVTPMVGGFSSYPTKDRLRELKQEILDAREDLQTCVDLWATLEEPKFERETDYLAIRRDDEYALVDGDLATLDGLRAPVEDYKEHIQERVPDYSYAKAGIRNSHGFFVGALARLNINEDHLLPFARSALETLEIDLPSYNTFLNNAAQLVETAQVFEMAENTIDKLLASDMEWYEPEVAPRAGTGTHITEAPRGTLVHSYEFDEDGLLTYADIITPTAMNYTNLEEDVRELYPSINHQDRSGIEFMLNRLIRAYDPCISCSCHLSTVE, via the coding sequence ATGACAACCGAAAATATTGATATCAAGCACATTGCCCGAGTTGAAGGGCATGGCTCATTGTATGTGACTACCAAAGACAAAGAACTCGTCGATGTCAAAATGTCAGTCGATGAAGGAGCCAGACTTTTTGAAGCCTTTCTGAAAGGCCGAGAATTCACAGAAGTACCCGAAATAGCCTGTAGGATTTGTGCAATTTGTAGCGCATCACACAGAGTAGTTTCGACCAAAGCCGTAGAAAAGGCGATGGGTATTGAGGTGAATGAGGACGTTGTAGATCTTCGCCGGCTTCTGGTCTGGGGAGAGTATATTGAAAGCCACATCTTGCATGCATTGTATTTGGCTCTACCAGACTACATTGGTCATGAAAGCGTGATATCCGCAGCGGGTGAATATCCTGATGTTGTTAAGATTGCTCTCAAGCTGAAGAAGCTAGGAAACGACCTTCAAATTCTTGCTGGCGGCCGTGAGGTTCATCAAGTAACACCTATGGTTGGAGGTTTCAGTAGCTATCCAACAAAAGACCGTTTGAGAGAATTGAAGCAAGAGATTCTTGACGCACGTGAGGATTTGCAAACCTGTGTCGATTTATGGGCTACACTAGAAGAGCCTAAATTCGAACGAGAAACAGACTATCTCGCAATTAGAAGAGATGATGAATACGCTCTGGTCGATGGTGACTTGGCAACTCTAGATGGACTGCGAGCGCCTGTCGAGGATTATAAGGAGCATATTCAAGAACGTGTACCCGACTACAGCTACGCAAAAGCAGGTATTCGTAATAGCCATGGCTTCTTTGTTGGGGCTTTAGCTCGGTTGAACATAAATGAGGATCATCTATTACCCTTCGCTCGATCTGCTTTGGAAACCCTCGAAATTGACCTGCCGAGTTATAACACATTCTTGAATAATGCGGCTCAACTAGTAGAAACAGCACAAGTATTCGAAATGGCGGAGAATACAATCGACAAGCTTCTGGCAAGTGATATGGAATGGTACGAACCTGAAGTGGCGCCTAGAGCAGGAACTGGAACTCACATCACTGAGGCACCAAGAGGTACTTTGGTTCACTCATATGAATTCGATGAAGATGGTCTCTTGACATACGCAGATATTATCACTCCAACTGCTATGAACTACACCAACCTAGAGGAAGACGTGCGTGAGCTTTATCCCTCTATCAACCATCAAGACCGTTCTGGTATCGAGTTCATGTTGAATCGACTCATTCGGGCATATGACCCGTGCATCAGT
- a CDS encoding aminotransferase class I/II-fold pyridoxal phosphate-dependent enzyme — protein MVFERMPLEYWFDKWQYEVDYDIGESGMKFLTLEEMDVDLEGVELRYGYHLGCPELRQLIADQYEGITMDNVAVTTGASEANFSIISHLVGKNDHIVVEHPTYPSLYQVPRSLERDVTLFHLRRENNFKPDLDELEQTVKPETTLISLTHPNNPTGSMIDESQIKRAIEIAENVDAYLMVDETYRDLTFEEPPRQAATISPSAISITSMSKVYGLPGIRIGWAIAEETVIQAIRAVREQITICNSALGEAIAIEVLRKRDAILGEMEAMLSQNYAILKDWMEEQDWLEWIEPEGGMVCAPWLANGESTKKLCQLLVKKYRTFTVPGYGLEMDKHLRIGFGGEKEELDEGLDRLEKALKELYG, from the coding sequence ATGGTTTTTGAACGCATGCCTCTTGAATACTGGTTTGATAAATGGCAATATGAAGTCGATTATGACATTGGCGAGAGCGGTATGAAATTCTTGACTCTCGAAGAAATGGATGTTGACTTAGAGGGTGTCGAGCTCCGTTATGGATATCACCTTGGATGCCCTGAGCTTCGGCAATTGATAGCGGATCAGTATGAAGGAATCACAATGGACAATGTGGCAGTAACCACAGGTGCCAGCGAAGCAAATTTCTCGATTATATCGCACCTCGTGGGTAAGAATGATCATATTGTCGTTGAGCATCCCACATATCCTTCACTCTATCAGGTTCCACGATCGCTGGAACGTGACGTGACTCTATTTCATCTGAGGAGAGAAAACAACTTCAAGCCAGATTTGGATGAGCTTGAACAAACCGTCAAGCCTGAAACAACTCTCATTTCTCTCACACATCCGAATAACCCCACTGGCTCGATGATTGATGAAAGCCAAATCAAGAGGGCAATAGAAATAGCAGAAAATGTGGATGCATATCTCATGGTGGATGAAACATATAGAGATCTCACGTTCGAAGAACCGCCACGGCAGGCCGCTACAATAAGCCCTTCCGCCATCAGCATAACGAGCATGTCCAAAGTCTACGGTCTACCAGGCATTCGCATAGGATGGGCAATTGCGGAAGAGACAGTCATTCAAGCAATACGCGCAGTCCGCGAGCAAATCACCATATGCAATTCTGCTCTTGGTGAAGCTATTGCAATTGAAGTATTGAGGAAAAGAGATGCCATACTTGGTGAAATGGAAGCCATGCTCTCTCAGAACTATGCTATACTCAAGGATTGGATGGAAGAGCAGGACTGGCTTGAATGGATCGAACCAGAAGGCGGTATGGTCTGTGCACCTTGGCTTGCCAACGGGGAATCAACCAAGAAGCTATGTCAACTACTGGTCAAGAAGTACCGCACATTTACGGTGCCAGGCTATGGCCTTGAGATGGACAAACATCTGAGAATAGGCTTTGGTGGCGAAAAAGAGGAGCTTGATGAAGGGCTTGATCGCCTAGAAAAGGCGCTCAAAGAGCTATATGGATAG